GGTCGGCCGGAAGACGGTCACCATCGCCGCCGGGGAGCCCGCGAGGCGGCGCGGCAGCTCGCGGGACCGCAGCCACTCCAGGACCTCGGCCCGCTTCCCCGCGTCCTCGGCGTCGATCACCTGGAGGACGAGTCCGCGGTACGGGTGGTCCAGGGCGTGGAAGTCCCGGGGACCGGCGGCGCCGTCGCGGTAGACGGTGGCCTCGTGGTCCTGGAAGGACGTGAAGACGTGGGTCCGGGCCTGGTGGACCCGGGCGTCGCGGTTCAGCCGCTTGTTGATCCCGACCGTCCACTTCATGTGGTCGGCGTAGCGGCCGTCGGTGATCCAGTACGTGGAGAGGTAGCAGCCGGCCGTCACCGGCTGGGCGACCGCGGACTTCTCCGGGTAGCGCAGCTCCTGGAGTTCGCGGGTGGCGACCCAGCGGCGGCCGGCGTACATCCAGGGCATGGCCATGGCGCCGGCGTAGTAGTGGTCGTCCTCGTACCAGCGGTTGTACGCGTACTCGTGGCCCGGATGCGGTTCCACCATGGTGATCAGCGCGTGGCCGGGGCGCACGCCGTACGGGCCGACGGCGGCCAGCTCCGCGTACGTCTCGCTGCGGGTCTCCTCGCTCATTTCCGTACCCCTTCCCATGTCTTCCCTTGTCGTCGACGGGCTTCTACTCTGACGGGCCGTCAGATAGATGGCCAGGGTCGAGGAGGGTCCGGATGCTGCTCCAGGGAAAGACGGTCGTCGTGTCGGGGGTCGGTGCCGGGCTCGGGCACCGGATCGCGGAGACGGTGGTACGGGACGGGGGCAACGCCGTCCTCGGCGCCCGCACCGAGGCCAACCTCGCCAAGTCCGCGGCGGAGATCGACCCGGAGGGGCGCCGCACCGCCTACCGGGCCACGGACATCACCGACGAGGAGCAGTGCGAGGCGCTCGCCGCGCTGGCCGTCGAGCGCTTCGGCGGCATCGACGCGGTGGTCCACGTCGCCGCCTGGGACTCCTACTTCGGGGGCCTGGAGGACGCGGACTTCGCGACCTGGCAGGGGGTCCTGGACGTGAACCTGCTCGGCACGCTGCGGATGACCCGGGCCTGCCTGCCGGCGCTGAAGCAGCGGGGCGGTGCCGTCGTCCTGATCGGGACGCAGTCGGCGATCGCCGCGCCCTCGCAGGTGCGGCAGGCGGCCTACGCGGCCTCGAAGGGGGCGCTGACCTCGGCGATGTACTCGCTCGCGCACGAGCTCGGGCCGCACCGGATCCGGGTCAACACCGTGCTCCCCGGCTGGATGTGGGGGCCGCCGGTCCAGGCGTACGTCCAGTTCACCGCGCACACCGAGAGGGTGCCGGAGGCCGAGGTCCTGGCCCGGCTCACCGAGCGGATGGCGCTGCCGGAGCTCGCGACGGACGGGGACGTGGCGGAGGCCGCGGCCTTCCTGGCCTCGGACCGGGCGCGGGCGATCACGGGGCAGTCGCTGCTCGTCAACGCGGGGGAGCTGATGCGCTGAGCCACCTGATCCCAGCGAGTACAGCGAGCGATGCGGGCGGTGGCAGGCAGCAGCGTGTGGCCCGGGCCCCGCACTGCATGGCCCCTGCGAAGCCGCTGGCGACCTCGCTCGTCCGACACCCCGGAGCGGGACGCGCTCCTGGACCGGCTGGGCACGGACGGGGGGCCGGTCCCGGCACAGGCGGCGGGGGCTCGGACGGATCAGCCTCTGGGCCGATCAGCCTCTGGGGTAGCGCGCCAGCCAGCCCGGCGCGGACTCGGCGGCGCTGTGCAGAGCGGCGCCCTGGGTCATCTCCATCGCGAAGTCGTCCGCGAGCTCCAGGACCGTCGCACGGCCCTCCAGGTCGGCCAGCCAGGCCGGCGGGAGGGCCGTCTCGCCGTGCAGGGCCCCCAGCAGCGCGCCGGTGAGCGCGGCCGTCACCGACGAGGGGCCGTCGTGGTTCACCGCGAGCCGCAGCCCGTGCCGTACGTCCTCGCCGACCAGGGCGCAGTAGACGGCCGCCGCCAGCTGCCCCTCGGCCCGGTCCTCCCCGGCCCCGAGCGCCGTCACCCGGTCCGCGTCCGGCGCCCCCTCCCGTACGGCTCCGAGGGCCCGGCCCAGCGCCTCGGTGACCGGCTCGTGGCCGGGGCGGGCCGCGAGCTGCTCCCGGGCACGGGCCACCGCCGCCTCGAC
This is a stretch of genomic DNA from Streptomyces sp. R44. It encodes these proteins:
- a CDS encoding SDR family oxidoreductase, giving the protein MLLQGKTVVVSGVGAGLGHRIAETVVRDGGNAVLGARTEANLAKSAAEIDPEGRRTAYRATDITDEEQCEALAALAVERFGGIDAVVHVAAWDSYFGGLEDADFATWQGVLDVNLLGTLRMTRACLPALKQRGGAVVLIGTQSAIAAPSQVRQAAYAASKGALTSAMYSLAHELGPHRIRVNTVLPGWMWGPPVQAYVQFTAHTERVPEAEVLARLTERMALPELATDGDVAEAAAFLASDRARAITGQSLLVNAGELMR